One genomic window of Limanda limanda chromosome 16, fLimLim1.1, whole genome shotgun sequence includes the following:
- the hpxa gene encoding hemopexin, which produces MKLTHALCLCLALALALPYSHQHHGGDPHDHHHDHDDHHIEHHHDHHELDRCQGLEMDAVVVNEDGIPLFFKGDHLFKGFDGKSELSNESFAEMDDHHHLDHIDAAFYMPCKEHPNHTHMYFFLDHKVFIYHHHKLAVGYPKDISEVFPGIPNHLDAAVECPKPECDEDSVIFFKGHDIYYYNVQTKAVEEKEFKGMPNCTSALRYMGHHYCFHGHNFSKFDPKTGDMPRKYPKEARGYFMRCSNFSENSDHNERELCSHVHLDAITSTQSGNLYAFRGQYLIQYESKPKLYAHHINFGYEELQSDVDAVFSFNEDLYMIKDDKLYVSQDDEGMRGYPKSLKEELGVEGPIDAAFVCEDNHIAHFIKGDHIYDVELNGPRVAENKQTIALFKKIDAAMCDSSGVKVFVGSHFYHFNSTMELVAARALPEQHRVSTDLFSCDH; this is translated from the exons ATGAAGCTCACCCACgccctgtgtctctgcctggcCCTGGCTCTGGCTCTGCCTTATTC GCATCAACATCACGGCGGGGATCCTCACGACCATCATCATGatcatgatgatcatcatattgAACATCATCACGATCATCATG AACTCGACCGTTGTCAGGGACTTGAGATGGACGCTGTTGTAGTGAATGAGGATGGAATCCCATTGTTCTTCAAAG GCGACCATCTTTTCAAGGGTTTCGACGGCAAATCAGAGCTGTCTAATGAGTCCTTCGCCGAGATGGATGACCATCACCACCTGGATCACATCGACGCTGCTTTCTACATGCCCTGCAAGGAACATCCCAACCACACCCATATGTACTTCTTCTTG GACCACAAGGTGTTCATCTATCACCATCACAAGCTGGCGGTAGGTTACCCAAAGGACATATCTGAGGTCTTCCCTGGAATCCCTAACCACCTGGACGCTGCCGTGGAGTGTCCCAAACCAGAGTGTGACGAAGACTCCGTCATCTTCTTCAAGG GTCACGACATCTACTACTACAATGTCCAAACCAAGGCTGTGGAGGAGAAAGAGTTCAAGGGCATGCCCAACTGCACGTCCGCTCTCCGCTACATGGGCCACCACTACTGTTTCCATGGACACAATTTCAGCAAGTTCGACCCGAAGACTGGCGACATGCCCAGAAAATACCCCAAAGAGGCAAGGGGCTACTTCATGAGATGCTCAAATTTCA GTGAGAACAGCGACCATAACGAGAGGGAACTCTGCAGCCACGTTCACCTCGACGCCATCACATCTACTCAAAGTGGAAACCTGTACGCCTTCAGAG GCCAATATCTCATCCAATATGAGAGCAAACCCAAACTGTATGCCCACCACATAAATTTCGGCTACGAGGAGTTACAAAGCGATGTGGACGCTGTTTTCTCTTTCAATGAGGATCTCTACATGATCAAG GATGACAAGTTGTATGTTAGCCAAGACGATGAGGGGATGAGAGGTTACCCCAAGTCTCTGAAGGAAGAGCTCGGCGTTGAGGGTCCCATCGATGCTGCGTTTGTCTGTGAGGATAATCACATCGCTCACTTCATTAAAG GTGACCACATTTACGATGTGGAATTGAACGGTCCTCGTGTTGCAGAAAACAAGCAGACGATTGCCCTCTTCAAGAAGATCGACGCAGCCATGTGCGACAGCTCCGGGGTCAAAGTGTTCGTAGGCAGCCACTTCTACCACTTCAACAGCACCATGGAGTTGGTTGCTGCCAGGGCCCTGCCGGAGCAGCACAGAGTTTCCACGGACCTGTTCAGCTGCGATCACTGA